The nucleotide window TCCAATTCTCTACCATCAATTATATATTTCTCTTTTTTACTATCGTAGAAATCGCTCCCTGCAGCATCCATTCCCATATATATTTTTCCTTCATAACCTGCATTATTTATGGAAGTATATATTAGATCCAAGGCCTCTCTAGTATCTTCTAAAGGTGGAGAGAATCCCCCTTCATCTCCAACTGCTGTGTAAATTTTACCATACCTCTCCGTTATTAACCCTTTTAGGGTTCTATAAACGTCTATCGCAGCGAAAAGAGCTTCTTTAAAAGTATTGAACTTAATTGGCACTATAATGAATTCTTGTATTTTTAGCTTATTTCCAGCATGTAAACCGCCATTTATTATATTAAGTAAAGGTATTGGGATTTTAGGTAATCTAGGCCCAGATATGTATTTAAAAACCTCTAGACCTAAGGCCTTAGAAGCAGTCTTTAATGCAGCTATTGATGTTGCAATTATTGTGTTTCCTCCTAATTTAGACTTATTCTCAGTGGAGTCTATATCTTTTAGTAATTTGTCGATTATCCCTTGTTCTCTTACATCAATTCCATGTAATGCAGGATCTATTATGTAATTTACAATGTCTACTGCCCTCTTTACTGTAAGCCCATTTTCATCCCTAACTTCTACCGCCTCTCTTGTCCCTTTAGAAGCCCCTGCTGGTGCGTCTCCAAAGGATTCGACACCATCACTAGTTCTTATGAAAACTCTTATAGTGGGATTACCTCTAGAATCTACGATTTCTAATCCCTTAACCTTCTCTATGGAAAAACGGTTAATCATATTTACTGTTGATGAACTACCAATAATTAAATGTTAGCCCCTAGTATGGCCTCAATAGTATTTTTAGCATATGGTTTACTTTCTCCTATTTACTCTAGATTTTTCAAAGATAAGATAAGTAATGAAAGGCTATTTCTAGTTGCATGGTCTTTGGCTCCTCATCTGGTGGGTTTAATATACTCACCTTCTTTTTTTATTGCACTATTAGTCTTGATATCTTTATGCGTTACTTTATTTATTGTTTATAAAGGGAAGTTTAGAATTATATACTCAGGAATTATATTCTTATTTATGGCAGTAATTATACAGATATTTATTAATCCTTTAACGAGATTATAGAACTGATGCCAAAAAAGAAACAAATTGATCCATACGTTTGTCCAAATTGTGGGACAAAGGCAGAGAAAGCACAGAAAACATGGCAGCTAGTTTCACCTCTTCCAGATTCTTACGGCAGAATTACAATAACAGTTATGGGTTCTTTTGTTTGTCCGAATTGCGGTCATAAATGGAAATCTGTGGTATCTAAGATAAAGGCGGGAGGTTCCTCGGTAGAGATTGAAGGTAAGAAGGGCGTTAAGAAAATAGAATCTAAGGACTCTGAGGAAAAAGCTAATGAAGGGGAGGTTATAGAATTAGACTTAAGTGATTTAGATGAAGATGAAGAAGAGTGATATAATCATTATCTTATTTATTGCATTAATTTACATTCTAATGTTTTCTAACATTGTGCAAAGTGCGAGTGTAGAAGGAGTTTCAATGTATCCAATATTTCAAAACGGTGCGCTGACTTTTTACGTTAAGCCAATATCCATTAATGAAGGTAACGTGATAATATATAAATCTCCGTATTTCAACAATTACGTAATTCATAGAGTTATAGCTACAGATAACGGTTATTACATTACTCAAGGAGTAGATAAAATAACTAACCCAATACCAGATAATAGGATCGGACTAGAGCCAGCTAGTGGGATCCCAAAAAATTTAGTTGTGGGGAAGATAGTAGAGTTTGGTAACTTTACATTTTCAATACCTTATCTTGGTTACATATCTATACTTTTCTCATCTATTATTTAAGGTAATCTATTTTACCTAACCTCCTCAGCCTTAACACTCTATATGTTGGCGTTATAGTTGAAGGATGATTAGCATAAGCTTGATCTAATCTTGCAATACTTGTATTATTAGGGCTTTTCATAACTTGTTCTGGGTTTATTTTAGCATCATTCACAATCTTCTTAAGAGTTTCGGCAAACATATCTAAAGTTTCTTTAGTCTCAGTTTCCGTAGGCTCTATCATTAGTGCTTCTTCGACAATTGGTGGGAAGTATATGGTTGGAGCGTAAAATCCATTATCGAGTAAGGCTTTAGCAACATCGTTAGCACTTACTCCATAATTTTCCATCAACTGTTTCACGCTAAATACTACCTCGTGCTTCCTATGCCTATTTGGCGCAATTAACTCCAGTTCTTTAACGTCTCTTAACTTAGCTATGAGATAATTAGTCGCTAAAGTACTCATTTTTCCTATCATTTGAATACCTTGAGGTCCTAATCCTAATATGTATGCAAAACTACGCGCTAAATTACCAACGTTGCCGTAAAATGTAGCTATTTTACCAATACTATTCTTCGGAATCTTGCTTAACTTATACTTTCCATTTACCTTCTCTACCATCGGATATGGGAGGTAATTAACGAGTTCACCCTTTGCACAAATTGCGCCTGCCCCAGGTCCACCTCCTCCATGTGGAACAGCGAATGTCTTATGGAGGTTTAAATGTACAATATCAAATCCCATATCTCCTGGCCTCGCAATACCTAACACTCCATTTAAATTGGCTCCATCATAGTACAATACAGCATTTGTAGAATGTATTATCTTGGAGATTTCTAGGATATTCTCCTCAAATAATCCCAACGTATTTGGATTAGTTAGCATGAAGCCGGCAGTTTTATCGTTTACGATCTCCCTTAAGATATCCATGTCTACTAGTCCTTCTGCATTTGATTTTACATACATAACTTTGTATCCAGCCATTGCTGCACTTGCAGGATTAGTTCCATGAGCAGTATCTGCGACCAGTATTGTATCTTTATAATTTCTATTGTGCTCCTCATGGTACTTTTTAATCATTAGGACTCCTGCGAACTCACCAGCAGATCCAGCCGGCACTTGTAAACTACATTCGTCCATGCCGGTTATTTCGCTAAACCAGTTCTGAAGTTCGTAAATCATCTCTAGTATTCCTTGAATATAGTCTTCATCCTCTAAGGGGTGATGAAATTCCGTAATTGCTGTAGCTTTCTCCTCAATCTTTGGATTATATTTCATTGTACATGAGCCTAGTGGCATAATTCCAATATCTACTCCAAAATTCATCTGAGATAGTCTTACGAAATGTCTTACTACTTCTAGCTCACTTAAACTTGGTAGATCTGGCTCATTTTCCCTTAGGAGATTTTTAGGTATTTTCATTTCCTTAATCTGACTTCTTATCTCCTCGTCCTTATTTATCAAGAAACCTTGTCTAGCTGCACCACTTTTGTTTAGCTCGAATATTAAAGGCTCATTCCATTTAGCTTGTCTCCACACTTTTTATCGCCTCTTGTATCGTTGATACTAATAGATCTATTGACTTTTTATCATGAACCTCTGTTACACAAAAGAGAGATGTATGAATAGACAATTTTAATCCACCTTGTAGTTTTCTTTCTTTCAATTTGTCATTTATTATATTATATTCTATAGGGAATTTAATTACAAATTCTTCGAAAAAGTCTGAAGTAAATGGCATAATTACGTTATCTATTTCAGTTAGCCTTTTAGCAGCATAGTGACTTCTGAAGTAAATCTCCTCTGCAAGTTCTCTTATTCCCTCTTTTCCTAATAAGCTTAAATAGACAGCATTAGCTAACGCTAACAAGGCTTCATTTGTAGTTATATTAGAGGTTGCCTTTTCCCTCTTGATGAATTGTTCTCTAGTTTGAAGAATCAGCGTAAATCCCATATTGTTATTTACGTCTCTTGTAATTCCCACTATCCTACCTGGCATTTGCCTTACCAATCCCATATCCCATCTTACTGCAAATATCCCCATTAAAGGTCCTCCAAAATTTAACGGAAGTCCTAGTTCTTGACCATCACCTACAACTATGTCAGCTTCATAGCTTCCCGGTGGTTTTATTAGACCAAGTGAAAGCGGATTAACTCCAATAATACTTAAAGCTTTTTTATGCTTAGCAACGTCAATAATATGTTCAATGTTACTTTCAAAAATCCCAAAGAAATTTGGTTGTTGTACATATATTGCAGATACATCATTACTACTAGATTTCTTCTCCAGATCCTCTATATCAACTTCGCCGGAATTCTTATCATACTTAACTTCCTCTATTTTTATTCCCTTTCCTTGTATCCATGTTCTCATTACTTCTTTATGAAATGGGTTAGCATTTTCAGGTACTAGGACAGTCTTTTTTCCATTTATTCTATTAGCCATTAATACGGCCTCAGCTAGTGCAGAACCCCAATCATACATTGAAGCGTTGACTACATCCATCTCTAGTAGTTCAGCCATTAAACTTTGATATTCAAACAATGCTTGTAATATGCCTTGAGAAATTTCTGGCTGATACGGAGTATAGGATGTATAAAATTCTGATCTGCCTATGATAAATTTTACGGCATTAGGGATGTAATGGGGGCAAATACCAGCCCCAATGAAAGGTGGTGCTTCAAGTTCTACGTTCTTCTTCACTTTTTCATAAATTTCTTTTTCAATTTCATATTCTGATAGTGGTTTGTCTTTTGCTACTTTTAATAATCTATTTATTTTGATTTCAGCCGGTATATCATTGAATAAGTCGTCAAGGGAGTTTACTCCTATCTCTTTCAACATCTCATCTGTTAGGTCTAGGTTTGGAAGCCAAGGATGCTTATACATAAGCCTTAATACAACTTTAATGCATTTTTAATATATGTTTGTTTCACCTTTTCATGACGTTGAGGAAAAGTTGGGAGCAAATTTTGGAGAGTTTGCTGGTTGGGAAATGCCAATGAGCTTCACCAGTTATGCAGAAGAGCATATGTGTGTGAGAAATTCAGTAGCGTTTTTTAACTTATCTCATATGGGCAGACTAAGGGTTAAAGGCAATCCAAGGGAGTTTGAGATGTTAGTAGCTAAGGAAGTTAATAAGGCGAATTCTGGAATTATGATAGGACCTACTGCATTTTTGAATGATAAAGCTGGTTTTAAAGATGATGTCATGGTTTATAAAGTATCTGAGAATGAATGGTTAATTGTAACAAATGCAATAAATAGAGAAAAAATTGTAAATTGGATAAAATCAAATTCAAATTTGGATGTGGAAGATCTAACATTCAAATATGGTATGATTGCCATACAAGGTAGGAAATTAGAGGAGATTTTGGGTAAAAATGAATTAAAGCAATTAGAATTTAAGCTTAATACTAGATTTATGGGATATGACGTTTTTTTAATAAGTAGATCTGGCTGGACAGGCGAAAATGGGTTAGAAGTTTGGGTTACATTAGATGTTGGTAGACAACTAATGATGGATTTAGTGAAAATCGGAATAAAGCCTGCCGGTTTGATTGCAAGAGATAGTTTAAGGCAAGAGATGGGCTTTGTCCTTTACGGGGAGGATATTGATGAGACCATTACTCCAGTTGAGGCCAGATATTGGGTTTTCTCGTTAGAAAAGGATTTTATAGGAAAGGATAGTTTAGTTGAACGTATAAGGAGTGGTATTGATAAAGTTAGGATAGGCTTTAAGATGAGAAAAGGTGAGAGAACTATACCTAGGCATCAATCTAAAATATACTCAATTGGAAATGAAGTAGGTTATGTGACGAGTAGTACTTTTTCCCCTTACTTAAATAGAGTTATAGGTATGGGTTATGTAAACCCCAAGTACTTCTACCTCGGCTATAGTTTAACTGGCGAAATTAGGGGTAAACAGTATGATATAAAAATCGATGAGTTTCCATTTATCTAGGTGAATATTATATGAATGAAATGAAAGTAGGTAGATACGTAGTTCTGACAGATAGATTATACACAGAGACTGACGAATGGGTGGTGCTTTCTAATGATAACGTGGCAGTAATTGGAATAACTGATTACGCACAAAAGAAGTTAAGAGATATAGTAGGAATTGAATTACCTCAACTGCAGAAGGAAGTGAAAGCTGGAGAATCTGTAGGAGTTATAGAATCTGTTAAAGCTGCTGCAGATATTTTCTCTCCATTAAGTGGGATAATAGTTGAGGTAAACAATAAATTACTTGAGCATCCAGAGATAATAAATAAGGATCCGTATGGTGAAGGCTGGATTTTCAAGTTAAAGGCGTCTAAGTTATCTGAAGAAAAAGAAAAACTACTTAGCCCGGAAAAGTATATTGAAAAAATAAAGGGTGGGTAGATTGAGCGAGGTATTTGAAGTTAGGGAAAGATATGTTCCCCAGATAGGTAGACCCTCATATTTATTAGTGAGCTTACCAGATGCCGGATTAGTAGGTAGTATATCTGGAGAATTTCTGATTAATTACTTAAATTTGAGAGAG belongs to Saccharolobus solfataricus and includes:
- the eno gene encoding phosphopyruvate hydratase yields the protein MINRFSIEKVKGLEIVDSRGNPTIRVFIRTSDGVESFGDAPAGASKGTREAVEVRDENGLTVKRAVDIVNYIIDPALHGIDVREQGIIDKLLKDIDSTENKSKLGGNTIIATSIAALKTASKALGLEVFKYISGPRLPKIPIPLLNIINGGLHAGNKLKIQEFIIVPIKFNTFKEALFAAIDVYRTLKGLITERYGKIYTAVGDEGGFSPPLEDTREALDLIYTSINNAGYEGKIYMGMDAAGSDFYDSKKEKYIIDGRELDPNQLLEFYLDLVKQYPIVYLEDPFEENSFDMFSQLQNKLSSTIITGDDLYTTNIKYLKIGIEKRSTKGVIVKPNQVGTISETFEFTNLARRNSMKLITSHRSGETEDNFIADFAVGIESDFIKVGAPARGERTSKYNKLLEIENKFGLEYEGKYFYL
- a CDS encoding signal peptidase I, with translation MKMKKSDIIIILFIALIYILMFSNIVQSASVEGVSMYPIFQNGALTFYVKPISINEGNVIIYKSPYFNNYVIHRVIATDNGYYITQGVDKITNPIPDNRIGLEPASGIPKNLVVGKIVEFGNFTFSIPYLGYISILFSSII
- the gcvPB gene encoding aminomethyl-transferring glycine dehydrogenase subunit GcvPB translates to MWRQAKWNEPLIFELNKSGAARQGFLINKDEEIRSQIKEMKIPKNLLRENEPDLPSLSELEVVRHFVRLSQMNFGVDIGIMPLGSCTMKYNPKIEEKATAITEFHHPLEDEDYIQGILEMIYELQNWFSEITGMDECSLQVPAGSAGEFAGVLMIKKYHEEHNRNYKDTILVADTAHGTNPASAAMAGYKVMYVKSNAEGLVDMDILREIVNDKTAGFMLTNPNTLGLFEENILEISKIIHSTNAVLYYDGANLNGVLGIARPGDMGFDIVHLNLHKTFAVPHGGGGPGAGAICAKGELVNYLPYPMVEKVNGKYKLSKIPKNSIGKIATFYGNVGNLARSFAYILGLGPQGIQMIGKMSTLATNYLIAKLRDVKELELIAPNRHRKHEVVFSVKQLMENYGVSANDVAKALLDNGFYAPTIYFPPIVEEALMIEPTETETKETLDMFAETLKKIVNDAKINPEQVMKSPNNTSIARLDQAYANHPSTITPTYRVLRLRRLGKIDYLK
- the gcvPA gene encoding aminomethyl-transferring glycine dehydrogenase subunit GcvPA produces the protein MYKHPWLPNLDLTDEMLKEIGVNSLDDLFNDIPAEIKINRLLKVAKDKPLSEYEIEKEIYEKVKKNVELEAPPFIGAGICPHYIPNAVKFIIGRSEFYTSYTPYQPEISQGILQALFEYQSLMAELLEMDVVNASMYDWGSALAEAVLMANRINGKKTVLVPENANPFHKEVMRTWIQGKGIKIEEVKYDKNSGEVDIEDLEKKSSSNDVSAIYVQQPNFFGIFESNIEHIIDVAKHKKALSIIGVNPLSLGLIKPPGSYEADIVVGDGQELGLPLNFGGPLMGIFAVRWDMGLVRQMPGRIVGITRDVNNNMGFTLILQTREQFIKREKATSNITTNEALLALANAVYLSLLGKEGIRELAEEIYFRSHYAAKRLTEIDNVIMPFTSDFFEEFVIKFPIEYNIINDKLKERKLQGGLKLSIHTSLFCVTEVHDKKSIDLLVSTIQEAIKSVETS
- the gcvT gene encoding glycine cleavage system aminomethyltransferase GcvT, coding for MFVSPFHDVEEKLGANFGEFAGWEMPMSFTSYAEEHMCVRNSVAFFNLSHMGRLRVKGNPREFEMLVAKEVNKANSGIMIGPTAFLNDKAGFKDDVMVYKVSENEWLIVTNAINREKIVNWIKSNSNLDVEDLTFKYGMIAIQGRKLEEILGKNELKQLEFKLNTRFMGYDVFLISRSGWTGENGLEVWVTLDVGRQLMMDLVKIGIKPAGLIARDSLRQEMGFVLYGEDIDETITPVEARYWVFSLEKDFIGKDSLVERIRSGIDKVRIGFKMRKGERTIPRHQSKIYSIGNEVGYVTSSTFSPYLNRVIGMGYVNPKYFYLGYSLTGEIRGKQYDIKIDEFPFI
- the gcvH gene encoding glycine cleavage system protein GcvH — encoded protein: MNEMKVGRYVVLTDRLYTETDEWVVLSNDNVAVIGITDYAQKKLRDIVGIELPQLQKEVKAGESVGVIESVKAAADIFSPLSGIIVEVNNKLLEHPEIINKDPYGEGWIFKLKASKLSEEKEKLLSPEKYIEKIKGG